One sulfur-oxidizing endosymbiont of Gigantopelta aegis genomic region harbors:
- a CDS encoding MBL fold metallo-hydrolase RNA specificity domain-containing protein: MKSKQMDLANISHHGAVNGVTGSCHELHIDDKNSILIDCGLFQGAETSPGGSKHDQLAIDFSLKTVQALVVTHVHIDHVGRIPYLLAAGFKGPIYCSQATALLLPDVLEDAVKIGFTKNRQLIDKFIRHIKSLLVPLDYAKNTTIELKNSAYKLAISLKPAGHILGSAYVECVIESMEKQRLKVLFSGDLGAPYAPLLAAPKSPYGCDQLVIESTYGDKNHADRRYRQKYLQSVIERAVADRGVVLIPAFSIGRTQELLYELENIIHRQSSLKESLWQGIEIIVDSPLANEFTEKYQQLSVFWDAEAQKRLKQGRHPLDFSQLLTINDHKTHLQTVAYLQKTARPTIVIAASGMCSGGRIVNYLQALISDKRTDILFTGYQARGTAGRDIQKYGRGGYVYLGANDGAKEAGKEGKKYTIEANIHTLSAYSAHADQTNLFNFVKRMRNKPRQIRLIHGDNEAKQALQKKYISAYPAIDVMIPVD, translated from the coding sequence TTGAAATCTAAACAAATGGATTTGGCGAATATCTCACATCATGGTGCTGTTAATGGTGTGACAGGTTCCTGTCATGAGCTACATATTGATGATAAAAATAGTATTTTGATTGATTGTGGCTTGTTTCAAGGGGCTGAAACATCACCGGGTGGTTCCAAACACGATCAATTGGCTATCGATTTTTCGCTCAAAACTGTACAGGCACTGGTGGTGACTCATGTGCATATCGATCATGTCGGGCGTATCCCCTATCTCTTGGCGGCAGGTTTTAAGGGGCCGATTTATTGCTCTCAGGCAACGGCATTATTATTACCGGATGTGTTAGAAGATGCGGTGAAAATTGGCTTTACCAAGAATCGGCAATTAATTGATAAATTTATTCGTCATATTAAGTCGCTCTTAGTGCCATTGGATTATGCTAAAAACACCACCATTGAATTGAAAAACAGTGCTTATAAGCTGGCAATTTCATTAAAACCCGCAGGGCATATTTTAGGTTCAGCCTATGTTGAATGTGTCATTGAGTCGATGGAGAAACAGCGCTTAAAAGTGCTTTTCAGTGGCGATCTCGGCGCACCCTATGCGCCTTTATTAGCTGCGCCAAAATCGCCCTATGGCTGTGACCAATTGGTTATTGAAAGCACTTATGGTGATAAAAATCATGCTGATCGGCGTTATCGACAGAAATACCTTCAGTCAGTGATTGAACGGGCGGTGGCTGATCGCGGTGTGGTTTTGATTCCTGCCTTTAGTATCGGTCGTACCCAGGAACTATTGTATGAGTTAGAAAATATCATCCATCGACAGAGCTCATTAAAAGAAAGTCTTTGGCAGGGTATTGAAATCATCGTAGACTCCCCACTGGCCAATGAATTTACGGAAAAATACCAACAATTGTCGGTTTTTTGGGATGCAGAAGCTCAGAAGCGTTTGAAACAAGGTCGCCATCCTTTGGATTTCTCGCAATTACTCACCATCAACGATCATAAAACCCATTTGCAAACTGTTGCTTATCTACAAAAAACTGCTCGTCCGACGATTGTTATTGCCGCTAGCGGTATGTGCTCGGGTGGTCGAATTGTTAATTATCTACAAGCGCTGATCAGTGATAAGCGCACGGATATTTTGTTTACGGGTTATCAGGCGCGTGGTACTGCTGGGCGTGATATTCAGAAATATGGTCGGGGGGGGTATGTTTACCTAGGTGCTAATGACGGCGCTAAAGAAGCAGGCAAAGAAGGTAAAAAATATACGATTGAGGCCAATATTCATACCCTAAGTGCTTACTCTGCCCATGCCGATCAAACTAATTTATTTAACTTTGTAAAACGTATGCGCAATAAGCCACGTCAAATTCGTTTAATTCATGGCGATAATGAGGCCAAGCAAGCCTTACAGAAGAAATATATCAGCGCATATCCCGCGATTGATGTTATGATACCAGTCGATTAA
- a CDS encoding tRNA-dihydrouridine synthase, whose product MNSAEKAQDVLQYTGADAIMIGRTAVQSPWIFADINHFLATGMHLPEPSLQEKSDIILGLLSDLYSFYGESHGVRIARKHLVAAIKPLPEGEQLWKKISRINDAHQQYAMTQHFLRIYFKRIILNLN is encoded by the coding sequence ATAAATAGTGCAGAGAAGGCACAAGATGTACTACAATACACAGGCGCTGATGCAATAATGATTGGTCGAACTGCTGTTCAGTCTCCCTGGATATTTGCTGACATTAATCATTTCTTAGCAACTGGAATGCATTTACCGGAACCTTCTTTGCAGGAAAAAAGCGACATCATCCTGGGCTTATTAAGCGATTTGTATTCATTTTATGGTGAATCTCATGGCGTCAGAATTGCCCGAAAACATCTTGTCGCAGCGATCAAACCTCTACCTGAAGGCGAACAATTATGGAAAAAAATCAGCCGGATCAATGATGCACACCAACAATACGCTATGACTCAACATTTTTTAAGAATTTATTTTAAACGGATAATTCTTAATCTAAACTGA
- a CDS encoding zinc-ribbon and DUF3426 domain-containing protein yields the protein MYTHCPNCDTHFEISQEYLDIANGKVRCGQCDHIFNALDNLYEKHEETTQSAETVEPQEDTTESTKTDEPQEDITESTETDEPQKDITESTETDEPQEDITESTETDEPQKDITESTETDEPQKDITESTETDEPQEDITESTETDEPQEDITKSTETDEPQKDITESTETDEPQEDITESTETDEPQEDITESTETDEPQEDSIESAETDEPQEDITENTKQPSSLLSSLTSSSITIPSTNIKAKMERIAASLSAATAELKNARTSAFSKTSTNTSSDAVSKETIISDETIRSDTANSTEILADHTPLDSAESIDTRETSDSKENAIIDQASSPEHLADEIEILTPTETSSTDDEPSAVEEFSAVEELDLVHFDEQDTLEEEPISSINEFKPQNVDEGDIEILNSLMDVSDQTNVNDELLDELDELDELDELDDINKTLSDNNNSLDDEYSNLSDDFDDLGNGDDLLAELEQLESDFLNSDSSSKQSLSDEDSLNPESSEYDLNSNEAEIEITAVNEFERPPTEIHIEETVPSFLTQSNSSSTSPGAMFAWLAGTIVLLALLGVQYLHVNSIKLSQDVSFRPLLETLCPITGCSLPLVKAPRKIVTVNHDVRSHPRVNNALEIQLTFKNKADFTQGYPILEITFSNPRGAVIARRKFLPDEYLSGEIPYEQGIKQNQSQEINLRIVDPDPGSDLSFQFNYL from the coding sequence ATGTATACACACTGCCCAAACTGCGATACGCATTTTGAAATTTCTCAAGAATACCTGGACATTGCCAATGGCAAAGTGCGCTGTGGCCAATGTGATCACATTTTTAATGCTTTAGATAATTTATATGAAAAGCATGAAGAGACCACACAAAGCGCTGAAACAGTCGAGCCTCAGGAAGACACCACTGAAAGTACTAAAACTGACGAGCCTCAAGAAGACATCACTGAAAGTACCGAAACTGACGAGCCTCAAAAAGACATCACTGAAAGTACTGAAACTGACGAGCCTCAAGAAGACATCACTGAAAGTACCGAAACTGACGAGCCTCAAAAAGACATCACTGAAAGTACCGAAACTGACGAGCCTCAAAAAGACATCACTGAAAGTACCGAAACTGACGAGCCTCAAGAAGACATCACTGAAAGTACCGAAACTGACGAGCCTCAAGAAGACATCACTAAAAGTACCGAAACTGACGAGCCTCAAAAAGACATCACTGAAAGTACCGAAACTGACGAGCCTCAAGAAGACATCACTGAAAGTACCGAAACTGACGAGCCTCAAGAAGACATCACTGAAAGTACCGAAACAGACGAACCTCAGGAAGACAGCATAGAAAGTGCTGAAACAGACGAACCTCAGGAAGACATTACTGAAAATACTAAGCAACCCAGTAGTCTCCTTTCATCATTGACTAGCAGTAGCATCACTATCCCCAGCACTAACATCAAAGCTAAAATGGAACGCATTGCGGCCTCGCTCTCTGCTGCCACGGCTGAACTTAAAAATGCCCGAACCTCAGCTTTCAGTAAGACAAGCACCAATACGTCTTCAGATGCTGTAAGCAAGGAAACGATAATCTCTGATGAGACGATAAGGTCTGATACCGCAAATTCAACAGAGATACTTGCAGACCATACACCTTTAGACTCTGCAGAAAGTATCGATACCCGTGAGACTTCAGACAGCAAAGAAAACGCCATTATTGATCAAGCATCAAGCCCTGAGCACCTCGCTGATGAAATAGAAATATTAACACCCACAGAAACCAGTAGCACAGATGATGAACCTAGTGCGGTTGAAGAATTTAGTGCGGTTGAAGAACTGGATTTGGTTCATTTTGACGAACAAGACACACTCGAAGAAGAACCCATCAGCAGTATCAATGAATTTAAGCCTCAAAATGTTGATGAGGGCGATATTGAGATCCTCAATAGCCTAATGGATGTATCCGATCAGACCAATGTCAATGATGAATTGCTTGATGAGCTGGATGAGCTGGATGAGCTGGATGAGCTGGATGACATCAATAAAACACTCTCAGATAACAATAACTCGCTTGATGATGAATATTCTAATTTAAGCGATGACTTTGATGACTTGGGTAATGGCGATGATTTACTCGCAGAACTCGAACAACTAGAAAGTGATTTTCTTAATAGCGATAGCAGTTCTAAGCAATCCCTCAGTGATGAGGATTCTTTAAATCCTGAGTCATCGGAGTACGACTTAAACTCAAATGAAGCGGAAATAGAGATAACGGCTGTCAATGAATTTGAAAGACCCCCGACAGAAATCCATATTGAGGAAACCGTCCCCTCATTTCTCACCCAAAGCAATTCATCCAGCACTAGCCCCGGCGCGATGTTTGCCTGGCTGGCAGGCACGATTGTGCTATTGGCATTGCTTGGCGTTCAGTATTTACACGTCAATAGCATTAAACTGTCTCAAGATGTCAGCTTCCGCCCTTTATTAGAAACACTCTGCCCCATCACTGGCTGTTCGTTACCCTTGGTGAAAGCACCACGAAAAATTGTCACAGTCAATCATGATGTTCGCTCTCATCCGCGAGTCAATAATGCTTTAGAAATTCAATTAACCTTTAAAAATAAAGCAGACTTTACTCAAGGTTATCCCATATTGGAAATTACTTTTTCCAATCCTCGGGGTGCAGTCATTGCCCGTAGAAAATTTCTGCCTGATGAATATCTCAGTGGCGAGATCCCATACGAGCAAGGCATCAAGCAAAATCAAAGTCAGGAAATTAATCTTAGAATCGTTGATCCTGATCCCGGTTCAGATTTGAGTTTTCAGTTTAATTACTTATAA
- the prmA gene encoding 50S ribosomal protein L11 methyltransferase has translation MAWLQLTLEATHSNSEQLSELLSHAGAASVTLQDAHDDPIFEPPPGCTPLWKELLLTGLFEADIDVDSVLAFIKKSYGELPGYSLEALEDRDWIRACMDDFKPMQFGQRVWICPSWHTPPDASAVNIMLDPGLAFGTGTHPTTSLCLQWLDQNFPQESIEVIDYGCGSGILGIAACLLGANQVYGVDLDPQALIATQANAEKNHVLEQLHTFSVAEFKRQHETLQCPLLLANILAGPLVELSAMLASHVAPEGKIVLSGILAEQAEKVSTAYQQWFTIEEVTQEGDWVRIVGTKLE, from the coding sequence ATGGCCTGGTTGCAACTCACGCTCGAAGCGACTCATAGTAATAGCGAACAATTATCTGAGCTTTTGAGTCACGCAGGGGCGGCATCTGTCACCCTGCAGGATGCTCATGATGACCCCATCTTTGAACCGCCTCCCGGTTGCACACCTCTATGGAAAGAACTGCTGCTGACGGGCTTGTTTGAAGCTGACATTGATGTTGACTCAGTACTCGCTTTTATCAAAAAAAGTTATGGTGAATTACCGGGGTATAGCCTCGAAGCACTGGAAGATCGAGACTGGATTCGTGCCTGCATGGATGACTTTAAACCCATGCAATTTGGTCAACGTGTTTGGATTTGTCCCAGTTGGCACACCCCACCGGATGCCTCTGCGGTTAATATCATGCTCGATCCGGGGCTGGCCTTTGGTACTGGCACTCACCCAACCACTTCATTATGCTTACAATGGCTGGATCAAAACTTCCCTCAAGAGAGTATTGAGGTCATTGATTATGGTTGTGGCTCAGGTATTTTAGGCATTGCTGCTTGTTTATTGGGTGCTAATCAAGTTTATGGCGTTGATTTAGATCCACAGGCTTTAATTGCTACTCAGGCCAATGCAGAAAAAAATCATGTACTTGAACAACTGCATACATTCTCTGTAGCTGAATTTAAACGTCAACACGAAACCTTACAATGCCCCCTATTATTAGCTAATATTCTTGCCGGCCCCTTAGTGGAACTTTCGGCCATGCTAGCATCACATGTTGCTCCCGAGGGAAAGATTGTTTTATCGGGCATTTTGGCTGAGCAGGCAGAAAAAGTCTCAACAGCCTATCAGCAATGGTTCACCATTGAAGAAGTCACTCAGGAAGGCGACTGGGTTAGAATTGTCGGCACTAAATTAGAATAA
- a CDS encoding IS66 family transposase, which translates to MNQALKRLARNKTELLLVLERPDIPLHNNLSENDIREYVIKRKISGSTRSKDGQLCRDTFVSLKKTCLKQGISFWDFINDRISKRNLIPYLPELLKGKVCAV; encoded by the coding sequence TTGAATCAGGCACTGAAACGATTGGCAAGAAATAAAACAGAATTACTGCTGGTATTGGAACGGCCTGATATTCCTCTTCATAATAATTTGAGTGAAAATGATATTCGAGAATATGTTATTAAGCGTAAAATTAGTGGTAGTACACGCTCAAAGGATGGGCAACTTTGCAGAGATACCTTTGTCAGTTTAAAGAAAACTTGTTTGAAACAAGGAATTTCATTCTGGGATTTTATTAATGACCGGATCAGCAAGAGAAATTTGATCCCATATCTGCCTGAGTTGCTGAAAGGTAAAGTTTGTGCTGTTTAA
- a CDS encoding mannose-1-phosphate guanylyltransferase/mannose-6-phosphate isomerase produces the protein MIIPVILSGGSGSRLWPMSRELNPKQFLKLCGEFSMLQETMTRLNGIDDLAAPIIVCNEEHRFLVAQQMNDIGVDVDKIILEPIGRNTAPAICAAAEYIQGKYSSHINADDVMLILAADHIIQDIKTFHQVVESGYRVAQQGQLITFGIVPDKAETGYGYIKRAELFSDSENAYKVERFVEKPDLATAQQYLDSGDYYWNSGMFMFQAGAILKEIESLSGAIYQSVKAAVSEGQVDLDFCRLGVEAFSASPSDSIDYAVMEKTDKAVVLPLDANWNDVGAWSALWEVNDRDNNGNVLHGDVLHHDLTNSYVHAEERMVAVIGMDNCVVVETADAVLVVDKSKAQDVKEIVNQLKRSGRTEALLHQRVYRPWGSYETLDETERFKVKRIIVTPGAQLSLQMHHHRAEHWVVVRGTAKITCGDKEFILTEDQSNYIPLGTQHRLENPGVIPLEIIEIQTGSYLGEDDIVRFDDEYGRVDNAVHDGTDNEAVEKD, from the coding sequence ATGATTATCCCCGTTATTTTATCTGGAGGCTCAGGTTCGCGACTCTGGCCTATGTCCCGAGAACTTAACCCGAAACAGTTTTTAAAATTGTGCGGGGAATTCAGTATGCTCCAGGAAACGATGACACGTTTAAATGGGATTGATGATCTGGCTGCACCGATCATTGTCTGTAATGAAGAGCATCGTTTTTTAGTCGCGCAACAGATGAATGATATTGGTGTGGATGTCGATAAAATTATTCTCGAACCCATTGGTCGTAATACAGCCCCCGCTATTTGTGCCGCAGCAGAATATATTCAGGGCAAATATTCCAGCCACATCAATGCCGATGATGTGATGCTGATTCTAGCGGCTGATCACATTATTCAAGATATAAAAACCTTTCATCAAGTGGTCGAATCAGGTTATCGAGTGGCGCAGCAGGGACAGCTCATCACCTTTGGTATAGTACCAGACAAAGCTGAAACTGGTTATGGCTATATAAAACGGGCTGAGCTGTTCAGTGACTCAGAAAACGCCTATAAAGTTGAGCGTTTTGTCGAAAAACCGGATTTAGCAACAGCACAACAGTATTTAGACAGTGGTGACTATTATTGGAATAGCGGCATGTTTATGTTTCAGGCCGGTGCTATTTTAAAAGAAATTGAAAGTCTTTCGGGTGCAATTTACCAGTCGGTTAAAGCGGCAGTCTCAGAAGGTCAAGTGGATTTAGATTTTTGTCGTTTGGGCGTTGAAGCATTTTCCGCTTCACCCTCAGACTCCATTGATTATGCGGTGATGGAAAAGACCGATAAGGCTGTTGTTTTACCATTGGATGCAAACTGGAATGATGTTGGTGCCTGGTCGGCACTATGGGAAGTGAATGATCGTGATAATAATGGCAATGTCTTACACGGTGATGTCTTACATCATGATCTAACCAATAGCTATGTGCATGCTGAAGAACGCATGGTTGCCGTTATCGGCATGGATAATTGTGTGGTGGTTGAAACGGCTGATGCGGTATTGGTGGTCGATAAATCCAAAGCGCAGGATGTGAAAGAAATTGTTAATCAGCTCAAGCGTAGTGGGCGTACAGAAGCGTTATTGCATCAGCGTGTTTATCGCCCCTGGGGCAGTTATGAAACGCTGGATGAAACCGAACGTTTTAAGGTGAAACGTATTATTGTTACGCCGGGTGCACAATTATCACTGCAAATGCATCATCATCGTGCGGAGCATTGGGTAGTGGTTAGGGGCACGGCAAAAATTACCTGTGGTGATAAGGAATTCATTTTGACTGAAGATCAGTCCAATTATATCCCGCTGGGTACTCAACATCGTTTAGAAAATCCGGGAGTGATCCCCTTAGAAATTATTGAAATTCAAACCGGCAGTTATCTCGGCGAAGATGATATTGTGCGTTTTGATGATGAGTATGGAAGAGTAGACAATGCCGTCCATGACGGTACAGACAATGAAGCAGTAGAGAAAGATTAA
- a CDS encoding tRNA dihydrouridine synthase: MAGITDRPFRQLCRRLGAAQVTSEMVTSKPELLNSLKTRTRLNHDGEAAPIAIQILGTEAQQMAAAAQYNMQHGADIIDINMGCPAKKVCHVSAGSALMKNESLVREILTAVVNAVPIPVTLKIRTGWDQVHKNALTIAQIAEQCGIQALTIHGRTRSCGYRGEAEYDTIKTVKQQVSIPISNFSISLCI, translated from the coding sequence ATGGCCGGTATCACCGACCGCCCTTTTCGACAGCTCTGTCGTAGACTAGGCGCAGCTCAAGTGACATCAGAAATGGTCACCTCTAAGCCTGAACTACTGAACTCTCTTAAAACCCGAACACGTCTCAACCATGATGGTGAGGCTGCACCCATTGCCATACAAATTTTGGGCACTGAAGCACAGCAAATGGCTGCCGCTGCGCAGTATAATATGCAACATGGTGCCGATATTATTGATATTAATATGGGCTGCCCAGCAAAAAAAGTCTGTCATGTCTCCGCAGGCTCAGCATTAATGAAAAATGAATCTCTGGTAAGGGAGATCCTTACTGCGGTGGTCAATGCAGTCCCCATTCCAGTGACACTAAAAATACGCACCGGCTGGGATCAAGTACACAAGAATGCCCTCACGATTGCCCAAATTGCCGAACAATGTGGCATTCAGGCTTTAACAATCCATGGACGAACTCGTAGCTGTGGCTACCGTGGTGAGGCTGAATATGACACTATAAAAACGGTAAAACAACAAGTTAGCATACCGATCAGTAACTTCTCAATAAGTCTGTGCATTTAA
- the purH gene encoding bifunctional phosphoribosylaminoimidazolecarboxamide formyltransferase/IMP cyclohydrolase → MATIKTALISVSNKDNIVEFAQALSEMQVNILSTGGTAKLLQDNNIPVTEVSDYTGFPEMMAGRVKTLHPKVHGGILGRRGIDDEVMQEHGIDAIDMVVVNLYPFEATIANPDCDLETAIENIDIGGPTMVRAAAKNHASVAIVVNPSDYDKVLTEMQDNQGQLAKESLFNLAVRAFEHTAKYDGHIANYLGAINIADQSKETFPKTFSLQFDKSQQMRYGENPHQNAAFYVETAPKEACIATSTQIQGKELSYNNIGDTDAALECVKQFSEGPACVIVKHATPCGVALGSDQLEAYDRAFKTDPTSAFGGIIAFNLPLNAATAQAIIERQFVEVIIAPSVDDDAIAILAEKKNVRVLACGQWADMPTQTWDYKRVNGGLLVQERDLGMVTEADLKVVTKKAPTPEQMMDLLFTWKVAKFVKSNAIVYARDKQTIGVGAGQMSRVYSAKIAGIKAADENLVVPGSVMASDAFFPFRDGLDAAAEAGIAAVIQPGGSMRDQEVIDAADEHGIAMVFTGMRHFRH, encoded by the coding sequence ATGGCCACAATCAAAACAGCACTGATCAGTGTGTCAAACAAAGACAATATTGTCGAGTTTGCGCAAGCCTTATCAGAGATGCAAGTGAATATTTTATCAACCGGTGGTACAGCCAAGTTACTACAAGATAACAACATTCCTGTCACAGAAGTGTCTGACTATACCGGATTTCCAGAAATGATGGCTGGGCGGGTAAAAACATTACATCCTAAAGTACATGGTGGCATTCTAGGACGCCGTGGTATTGATGATGAGGTCATGCAAGAACACGGTATTGATGCCATTGATATGGTTGTCGTCAACCTTTATCCCTTTGAAGCAACGATAGCTAATCCAGACTGCGACCTAGAAACTGCCATTGAAAATATCGATATCGGCGGCCCAACCATGGTGCGAGCAGCGGCTAAAAATCATGCCAGTGTTGCCATTGTCGTTAATCCCAGTGACTACGATAAAGTGCTTACTGAAATGCAAGATAACCAAGGACAATTGGCCAAAGAAAGCTTATTCAACTTGGCTGTTAGAGCATTTGAACATACGGCAAAATATGATGGTCACATTGCTAACTATCTTGGGGCAATTAATATTGCCGACCAAAGCAAGGAAACTTTCCCCAAAACCTTTAGTTTGCAGTTCGATAAGTCACAGCAAATGCGCTACGGTGAAAACCCTCACCAAAATGCCGCGTTTTATGTCGAAACAGCGCCCAAAGAAGCCTGTATCGCCACTTCAACACAAATTCAGGGCAAAGAGTTATCGTATAATAATATTGGTGATACCGATGCCGCGTTAGAGTGTGTGAAGCAGTTCAGTGAAGGGCCTGCCTGCGTCATTGTCAAACATGCAACCCCCTGTGGTGTTGCATTGGGTAGCGATCAATTAGAAGCCTATGATCGGGCTTTTAAAACCGACCCCACTTCAGCATTTGGTGGCATTATTGCTTTTAACCTGCCATTAAATGCGGCCACTGCTCAAGCAATCATCGAGCGTCAGTTTGTGGAAGTCATTATTGCCCCTTCGGTTGATGACGATGCCATTGCCATTCTCGCCGAAAAGAAAAATGTCCGCGTATTAGCCTGTGGCCAATGGGCTGATATGCCCACACAAACCTGGGATTATAAGCGCGTCAATGGCGGTTTGTTAGTACAGGAACGTGATTTGGGTATGGTTACTGAGGCCGACTTGAAAGTGGTCACCAAGAAAGCACCCACACCTGAGCAAATGATGGACTTACTCTTTACCTGGAAAGTGGCTAAATTTGTTAAATCCAATGCCATTGTTTATGCTCGCGATAAGCAAACAATTGGTGTTGGTGCTGGGCAAATGAGTCGTGTTTATTCCGCTAAGATAGCCGGTATTAAAGCAGCCGATGAAAACTTGGTTGTACCGGGTTCGGTGATGGCATCCGATGCTTTCTTCCCTTTCCGCGATGGTTTGGATGCGGCTGCTGAAGCTGGAATAGCTGCGGTGATTCAACCGGGTGGCTCAATGCGTGATCAGGAAGTGATCGATGCTGCTGATGAGCATGGCATTGCTATGGTATTTACAGGAATGCGTCACTTCAGACATTAA
- a CDS encoding phosphomannomutase — translation MNISIEELMHSSQVKFGTSGARGLVADMSDQVCYAYTLGFIQYLEQTQQMGRAANPSNSIALAGDLRASTPDILNACAKAIIDSGYEVIYTGLIATPAVALYGLTQQCPAIMVTGSHIPDDRNGIKFYKLAGEILKEDEILIKHQVINVPDSLFDAQGQFSDQSNGLPSLDSSAGNAYQQRYQDLFPANALAGKKIGVYQHSGVARDMIPAILEKLGAEVVLLGRAEQFIPVDTEAVREEDIKLAKQWVAEHALDAIVSTDGDADRPLISDENGDWLRGDIVGFLCAQYLHIDHIVTPVSSNTGVEASGFFADVKRTRIGSPYVIEAMNDYIEDHYAAVAGYEANGGFLLGTPIRRNEYLLTALPTRDAIIVLLTLLHSSVEQGLSISQLSAQLPQRFTYSDRIKDFATERSQALVSRYTAGTEAENKQAIEADFPQFGRISQMNALDGLRITFANNDIIHFRPSGNAPEFRCYSESDSVEKAQTINQSALKIIVNL, via the coding sequence ATGAATATCAGTATTGAAGAATTAATGCATAGTAGTCAGGTGAAATTTGGTACCAGTGGGGCTAGAGGCTTGGTAGCAGACATGAGTGATCAGGTTTGCTATGCCTATACCTTAGGTTTTATCCAATATTTAGAACAGACTCAACAGATGGGACGGGCGGCCAATCCATCGAATTCAATTGCCCTGGCCGGTGATTTGCGTGCCAGTACGCCAGACATTCTCAATGCTTGTGCAAAAGCCATTATTGATAGTGGTTATGAAGTCATTTATACGGGTTTGATTGCCACCCCCGCCGTGGCATTGTATGGGCTGACTCAGCAATGTCCGGCCATTATGGTCACCGGGAGTCATATTCCTGATGATCGAAATGGCATCAAATTCTACAAACTCGCCGGTGAAATCCTCAAAGAAGATGAAATACTGATTAAACATCAAGTCATTAATGTGCCGGACAGTTTATTTGATGCTCAGGGGCAATTTAGTGATCAGAGTAATGGCTTACCAAGTTTGGACTCAAGTGCTGGCAATGCCTATCAGCAACGCTATCAGGATTTGTTTCCCGCCAATGCATTGGCAGGGAAAAAAATAGGTGTGTATCAGCATAGTGGTGTCGCTCGGGATATGATTCCTGCTATTTTAGAAAAACTGGGTGCAGAAGTCGTGCTATTAGGACGTGCTGAGCAATTTATTCCCGTGGATACCGAAGCGGTACGTGAAGAAGATATTAAATTAGCTAAGCAGTGGGTGGCAGAGCATGCCTTAGATGCGATTGTGTCAACGGACGGTGATGCCGATAGACCCTTGATCAGTGATGAAAACGGGGACTGGTTAAGAGGTGACATTGTTGGTTTTTTATGTGCGCAATATTTACACATCGATCACATTGTGACGCCGGTCAGTTCGAATACGGGTGTCGAAGCATCCGGTTTCTTTGCCGATGTGAAACGTACTCGAATTGGTTCGCCTTATGTTATCGAAGCGATGAATGATTATATTGAAGATCATTATGCCGCAGTGGCAGGCTATGAGGCCAATGGTGGCTTTTTACTGGGCACACCGATTCGTCGAAATGAATATTTATTAACGGCTTTACCGACCAGAGATGCGATAATTGTGTTGTTGACCCTGCTCCATAGTAGTGTCGAACAAGGCCTTTCAATATCGCAATTATCAGCCCAATTACCGCAACGTTTCACCTATAGCGATCGCATTAAAGACTTTGCCACTGAGCGTAGTCAGGCCTTGGTGTCTCGTTATACTGCTGGAACAGAAGCCGAAAATAAGCAAGCAATTGAGGCTGATTTTCCACAATTTGGTCGTATCAGCCAGATGAATGCTTTGGATGGGCTAAGAATCACCTTTGCAAATAACGATATTATTCATTTTCGTCCATCAGGCAATGCCCCCGAATTTCGTTGTTATAGTGAGTCGGATAGCGTAGAAAAAGCCCAGACAATTAATCAATCGGCATTGAAAATTATTGTTAATTTGTGA
- the fis gene encoding DNA-binding transcriptional regulator Fis yields MPIVQDVFNNIKEIKTADTFESNASAPINTPAHDSDSTETDSADNAILRDCVRSVLTNYINDLEGHTVDDLYQLVLAEVEAPLLETILGHTNGNQSKAAQMLGINRGTLRKKLKQYNINE; encoded by the coding sequence ATGCCCATAGTGCAAGATGTTTTTAATAACATTAAAGAGATAAAAACTGCTGATACTTTTGAATCAAATGCTAGTGCACCAATAAATACACCCGCTCATGACAGCGACTCGACCGAAACCGACTCAGCTGACAACGCCATTTTGCGTGATTGTGTGCGTTCTGTGCTAACAAATTACATAAATGATTTAGAAGGTCATACTGTGGATGATCTCTATCAATTAGTGCTGGCTGAAGTTGAAGCGCCACTATTAGAAACCATTTTAGGTCATACCAATGGCAATCAAAGCAAAGCAGCTCAAATGCTAGGTATTAATCGCGGCACACTACGAAAGAAGTTAAAACAGTATAATATTAACGAATAA